AAGAAGCCTCAGAAATACACACAGAACCAGAACACCCCAGCCATCGGCATACAAACTGTCTTTACAAGTTGTACCTGCTTGTAATGCCAACTCTAAAACACTTTCACACCCTTTAAGGTATGAAAATGAGCTGGCTCTGCACCAGAGTGTTGACGCTGACACCAACGGTCTTCGCAGAGTGTTGGACGAGCTGACACTGTCCGCAACCAACTTGGAAATACAACGTGAGGCTCTGAGCGAGGAGCTGACGTACCTCCAAAAGAACCATGAGGAGGTAAGGAAGCCTGAAGAACGGCCACGCATACGGGATTTCCCTCTTCAAGTCCACTATTCATTCCATACCAGGATGTGGGTGTCAATCAAAATCCTCCCCCTGGGCATTAACGTTTACCCTTTTCCAGGAAATGGGAGTTCTGCAAAATGCATCAGGGGGGAACATCAATGTAGAGATGAACGCGGCCCCCGGCGTGGATCTAACCGCCATGTTGAACAACATGAGGGCCGAATATGAAGATCTGGCTGAGCAGAATCGGAAAGATGCAGAGGCCAGCTTTAAAGAGAAGGTACATCTGCGGCAGGTGACACTAGAGGGGCTCGTTTGGTAAACAGTCAAGCAGGCTACTAACCTTCCTGACGGTTCCTCTTCAGAGTGCATCGCTGCAGCAACAAATTTCAGACGATGCAGGAGCGGCCACGGCGGCCAGAAACGAGCTGATGGAACTGAAGCGCAGTCTGCAGACTCTGGAGATAGAACTTCAATCCATCACGGCTATGGTACGTGAGACTCGAACTGAAGGTGTGTGCGCCTGCACACTTTGCACTACTGCAGCAAAACACCCCACGCAGGCTATGTTGTAATGATAGGGGATTTATTCACTCACCCTAGTGTCGGAGTAGAACTAAATCTACTCTTGGTGACTTAACCTCTCACtagccccacctcttaaaggtctcCACTTAATGTCACCACGCTGGGACCAAAGCCCTCATACATAAATCCTCGAGGGGACACATTCAAACCACATCCAACACCTAACATGTGTGCataggtaaataaatacatatagaaaatgattatttttaatattttattttgtctatgagagttttgtctgcatgtatgtacgcACATCATTCATGCAGCTGGTACCTGTGAGAGTCAGAAAAGGATGttaaatcccctggagctagagttacaggtgcttgaGAGTCACCATGAAGCTGCTGGGAACCCGGGTCCCCTGCGAgagcaacagtgctcttaactgccgagccgtctctccagcccctataagATGAATAGCTACAACATTAAATGTAGTATGCATAATTAAATGACTGCAATGTCATATTAAATATCAGGAATTCCGTCCATAAGCATTACTTCTAACATGGCATTCCCAAACCTTGATTGACATTCTGTTCTCAGTGAACCCCACTCGCTCTGATTTTTAATTGAGAACATGTACGCCTCATTCTAACACCCCCTTCTACCTTGAGAATGTTTCAGTTCGGACGCATCGCCCTCTCTTGCTCATTCAAGCCttactctgctttttctttcagaaacaatCCTATGAAAATTCATTGGCTGAGACGGAAGGGAATTACTATGCTCAACTCCAGCAAATTCAGGAGCAAATTGGGGCGCGGGAGGAGCAGCTGCAGCAGATCCGGACAGAGATGGAAGGCCAGAAGCTGGAGCATGAGCAGCTGCTAGGCATCAAAACGTGTCTAGAGAAGGAAATTGACACATACTGCAACTTACTAGACGGAGAGGAACAGTGAGTACCAGTGTAggaaacaactaactgcacagtaACTAGGTTTCTATGTGTTCATTATACATttgttacatattatataatatattgtgtgTTTACTACAGAAGTATAATATGTATCACACATTTAGTGTGTGGTCTATTTATCTTGTCATACATAGCTACATAAGTACATCCTACAACTTCTTAAaaatcacacatatatatacatatatatatttaattatgtcaTTATTGCATCCTATGAAATGAAAACAGACAGAAATTTGAAAATCAAACTCAAGGGTTTCTTTTGGCTTGAGTGTTGTGGTGGTTGTTGCTAATGACGATGacggtgatggtgatggtgatggtgatggtgatggtagtgatgatttctgagacagtttcttaTCATATAGTCCAAACCCTTAACTCTGTGATTTTCCTATCTcagtctcctgagcactgggattatgaGTACGACCCACACATGCATCCTAGAAAGCAAAGATCTAAGTATGGAAAACATTTGCATGCATAATTATATAAGGAAcaattaaatacaaaatacttGGTCATCCCAGGACTCTGGTCCAAGGAAatacttgctttctttttgtttatgtttaaatacatttcttaaaaCTCAACTTGTTTTATTACTTCTGTGGTTACCCCACCTATACCCTCTGTCCTAGCTCAGAACAAGGATTAAGAATATTTCactgagggctagagagatggctcggtggataagagcactggcttctcatccagaggtcctgagttcaattcctagcaaccacatggtggctcacaaccatctgtaatgggatccaatgccctcttctgtctgaagcaggcatacatacaaatagaatgctcatatacataaataaataactttaaaaaaaaaaatctcactgcaTTGGTGGTACAGCAGTGATCACAGCCATCTCCTGAGAAAATGTCATAGAGAGACATCAGAGTTTGTTAGCCAAGACCCCAAAAGCTCCAGAATTGCAGTCTCGGTTGTGAGTCCTATCCTGAGTGAATTTGAACATgtagttaaacctctctggaccACAGGTACCTTTTTGCTTAAGTTGTAAACACAGTAAAGCCACACTCTGTTCTCAGCCACAGCACCTCCCCATGTAGACAAAGCACCTTGACAGAGGCTGACACTCAACCAGGCCATCAGTGGCTGTTACTAAACACTGGCCCATGTTCATACTATGTGTGAATAGCTGGCTTCTGCAGTCTCCCAGGCCAGGGGGAGCCCTCGTCagattgttattataattattactattattattattattattattattattattattattattattattattattattttgttttcaatacatTCCACTACAGTTTTCCCTCGTC
The nucleotide sequence above comes from Arvicanthis niloticus isolate mArvNil1 chromosome 6, mArvNil1.pat.X, whole genome shotgun sequence. Encoded proteins:
- the Krt26 gene encoding keratin, type I cytoskeletal 26 isoform X2, yielding MSFRFSGGSRVCSRPGSVRLSRGGAGFVAGNVCVGPGAESSFSCTLGGISSGGSFVNEGSGRGNSVSFLNNEPGLFSGNEKVAMQNLNDRLALYLNHVSALEEANTDLEKKIEGWYEKCGPGRGRRLDHDCTRYFPVIEDLKRQILSMTTCNANLVLQNDNARLTADDFKMKYENELALHQSVDADTNGLRRVLDELTLSATNLEIQREALSEELTYLQKNHEEEMGVLQNASGGNINVEMNAAPGVDLTAMLNNMRAEYEDLAEQNRKDAEASFKEKSASLQQQISDDAGAATAARNELMELKRSLQTLEIELQSITAMKQSYENSLAETEGNYYAQLQQIQEQIGAREEQLQQIRTEMEGQKLEHEQLLGIKTCLEKEIDTYCNLLDGEEQDGSVDKSTGFSLPGFISDSAEESFARTVAEELDQLGNLLSLRVHSVEEKSSKISNITMEQRVPSKAP
- the Krt26 gene encoding keratin, type I cytoskeletal 26 isoform X3; the protein is MSFRFSGGSRVCSRPGSVRLSRGGAGFVAGNVCVGPGAESSFSCTLGGISSGGSFVNEGSGRGNSVSFLNNEPGLFSGNEKVAMQNLNDRLALYLNHVSALEEANTDLEKKIEGWYEKCGPGRGRRLDHDCTRYFPVIEDLKRQILSMTTCNANLVLQNDNARLTADDFKMKYENELALHQSVDADTNGLRRVLDELTLSATNLEIQREALSEELTYLQKNHEEEMGVLQNASGGNINVEMNAAPGVDLTAMLNNMRAEYEDLAEQNRKDAEASFKEKSASLQQQISDDAGAATAARNELMELKRSLQTLEIELQSITAMKQSYENSLAETEGNYYAQLQQIQEQIGAREEQLQQIRTEMEGQKLEHEQLLGIKTCLEKEIDTYCNLLDGEEQDGSVDKSTGFSSRGPENKIPDSAEESFARTVAEELDQLGNLLSLRVHSVEEKSSKISNITMEQRVPSKAP